GTTTTCTTGACTGGATTTTCAGTCAAAACCCAAAGCCGTACAACAGTTATGGAAACGGCGCTGCGATGCGTGTTTCGCCTGTCGGAGCCATTGCGGGAAGCGTTGAGGAAGCAAAAAAACTCTCCCGTATGGTAACTGAGGTTACCCATAATCACCCGCAGGGCATAAAGGGCGCGGAGGTGACGGCAGTTTCGGTATTTATGGCTTTTGATGGCGGCAGAAAGGCAAAAAGGGAAATATCGGATTATCTTGAAGCAAATTACCCCGACATTCGCGGTATTTACGAAAACGGCGGATTACAGGAAACGTATGTTTGGAACGAAACCTGCCAGGGAAGTGTTCCAGAGTCGATTCAATGTTTTCTTGAATCGCTTGATTACGAAGATGCCATAAGAAACTGCGTGCTTCTCGGCGGTGACGCGGATACGATGGGCGCAATAGCCGGAGCAATAGCAGGGGCGTATTACGGCGCAAAGCTCTCCAGTGATGAACCTCTTGAATTGCTGACGTCTGAACTGCGCGAAATTTACGAAGAGTGGAAATGGTTTTTCCTGACGCACAAAAGCAGAAAACACTAAACTGACCGTAATCCAAGATTGTACGGAGATAGATGACACGCGGGGGACTGAAACAGTCCCCCGCTTTGATTTCTTAACAGGCGATATTTACTGCCAACTGACTTTGAGTTGTCTGTTGTTCGCAACGCAGTCGGAAAGATACAGATTTATAAGCGTCTGATAGGGAATACGCGAAGCGGAGGACTGCGCTTTGAAGTAGTCTATTGTTTCAACGTCAAGATTGATTGTTACTTGTTTTTTCAGTTGTTTGGCGTAAGGATTTTTACGCGCCTGTGAAAAATCGTATTCTTCTCTCATTTTGCTCACCGCTTTCTTTCTGAATATTGTTTGCTTTCATGTTTTGTTGCGTGGCGTGCGGATATTATGCGGATTATTGATTGTTCGTTTCGGTAGCAGTGGCATACAACGAGCAAATTTGCCCTCTTGCTGAAGCCGAGAATAATAAATCGTTCTTCTTCCAACGAGTGTTCGGGGTCGTCAATCAAAAGAGCCATTTCGTCATAAAATACGCTGGCTGCCTCTTCAAATGATATGTTATGTTTCTTGACGTTGGCGGCGTTCTTGTGCTCGTCCCACTCAAATGATATCTTGTCCATAAGGGTATTATAATTATAAAATAATTATTTTGCAATGGATTGTTGAAAAGTTTGTATGTTTCCCCATGCCGGAGTGTATCAAAATACAAAATCGGGGGACTGAAATCAGTTCCCCGTTTTTTTGAATATTTTTTGCCGACAGCCGCCAAATGACAGCCGACAGCAGAATTTTGGTACAACAAAGATAGCCATAAGCAATAAGCAGTAAGCCTTAAGCAGAATAACGTGATAAAAATAAAATCTTTTCACTGCTTTTGGCTTAAAGCTTACCGCTTACCGCTTAAAGCTTAACTTCGGATTACTTCTTACTGGGAGCACCGTTCATTTTCCTCCGAAGCCGCAGGGCTCTTGCTTTCCCTGCTCACACCCCGGTCACAGA
This genomic interval from Candidatus Equadaptatus faecalis contains the following:
- a CDS encoding BrnA antitoxin family protein; the encoded protein is MREEYDFSQARKNPYAKQLKKQVTINLDVETIDYFKAQSSASRIPYQTLINLYLSDCVANNRQLKVSWQ
- a CDS encoding BrnT family toxin, which encodes MDKISFEWDEHKNAANVKKHNISFEEAASVFYDEMALLIDDPEHSLEEERFIILGFSKRANLLVVCHCYRNEQSIIRIISARHATKHESKQYSERKR
- a CDS encoding ADP-ribosylglycohydrolase family protein translates to MSGWRTVISAPVKGAIYGDIIGSAFEFEPIHSKKFRLISEKSRFTDDTVMTLAIAKAVMESAEDYSDLSEQAVYWMQKLGRKYPDGDYGGRFLDWIFSQNPKPYNSYGNGAAMRVSPVGAIAGSVEEAKKLSRMVTEVTHNHPQGIKGAEVTAVSVFMAFDGGRKAKREISDYLEANYPDIRGIYENGGLQETYVWNETCQGSVPESIQCFLESLDYEDAIRNCVLLGGDADTMGAIAGAIAGAYYGAKLSSDEPLELLTSELREIYEEWKWFFLTHKSRKH